The nucleotide window TGTCCCTCTCCGCAGCGAGTTGACGGATGCGCTGCTGTGCGCTCGGCGCCAGCGCGGCCGCTTCGCGCGCGTCAGACAACAGGGTGCATTGACCCTGCATGGGCATGCCGCTGCAGGGCACGCGGTTGCTCAGGGCCAGGCGGCGACCCAGGTCTTCCGCCTGGAGCGCGGCCTGCCCCGCCTCGCGCTCGAGCGATGCCAGTCGCTGCCCGAGCCCTGCGACGGCATCGCGACGACGCGCAAGGTCCTGGACGGCATCGCGAAGCGCCAGCACGCGGTCCTCGCGGTGACGCACCACCTCTGTCGCCAGCGGCAGACGGCCGCCGGCTCGGGCCACCGCCGCCTCGTCCGCAAGCGCCCGCTGCAGGGACCGGATGCGGGCCTCCAGTCGTTCGCGCTGCGCCCTGGCCTGCGCGACACGCTGCGCCACACGGCCGTC belongs to Candidatus Hydrogenedentota bacterium and includes:
- a CDS encoding DNA repair protein; translated protein: MALQKQAKAVESRRAQLVEELAGARAEGDRTLQDLRTQDQEATEQLARLDGRVAQRVAQARAQRERLEARIRSLQRALADEAAVARAGGRLPLATEVVRHREDRVLALRDAVQDLARRRDAVAGLGQRLASLEREAGQAALQAEDLGRRLALSNRVPCSGMPMQGQCTLLSDAREAAALAPSAQQRIRQLAAERD